Proteins encoded in a region of the Veillonella parvula genome:
- a CDS encoding elongator complex protein 3, whose translation MKPFGMIPFFIPHVGCPYVCTFCNQSRITGQSGISHLTPEYIQQTIKDYVGTKRNEKFWEVAFYGGSFTAIIKDLQHKLLMPAYEMLQQGLIDGIRCSTRPDAVGDEAITLLQSYGVKTVELGVQSMNDGILVDAKRGHTAQEVVEAVTRLKHRDMTVGVQLLPGLKGETWQTIIETAIAVAALRPDFVRIYPVLVIENTELAEQYRAGEYKPLSTELAIQYCSFLKDWFEQHGIEVIRTGLQSTEELDSRNSLVAGPYEPAMGELVVNEQYKQRIERCIDEHASQYTYALSNDCFNLTDYATYENLGFSGVSAYNADNSGYIDNTNNDRTNYIRNNGIAVQHNIVISYPRCLTSKVRGLNNRNVKYFQIQYPQYAFEWCEERTRNTVRCCIDGLQYVL comes from the coding sequence ATGAAACCATTTGGTATGATTCCCTTTTTTATACCTCACGTAGGTTGTCCCTATGTGTGTACATTTTGTAATCAATCTCGTATTACAGGCCAATCTGGTATTAGTCACCTAACTCCAGAATATATACAACAAACAATCAAAGACTATGTAGGAACAAAGCGGAATGAAAAGTTTTGGGAGGTTGCCTTTTATGGTGGATCATTTACGGCTATTATTAAAGATTTACAACATAAATTATTAATGCCTGCCTATGAAATGCTTCAACAGGGCCTCATTGATGGCATACGCTGTTCTACAAGGCCCGATGCTGTAGGAGATGAAGCGATTACATTATTACAGTCTTATGGAGTAAAAACTGTGGAACTTGGTGTGCAGTCTATGAATGATGGTATTTTAGTCGATGCTAAGAGGGGGCACACGGCACAAGAGGTAGTAGAGGCTGTTACACGATTAAAACATCGTGATATGACCGTTGGGGTTCAACTTTTACCGGGACTAAAAGGAGAGACTTGGCAAACCATAATAGAAACGGCCATTGCAGTAGCCGCATTACGACCTGATTTTGTACGTATCTATCCCGTACTAGTTATAGAAAATACAGAGCTAGCCGAACAGTATAGAGCTGGAGAATATAAACCACTAAGTACTGAGCTAGCTATACAGTATTGTTCATTTTTAAAAGATTGGTTTGAACAGCATGGCATTGAAGTCATTCGCACGGGTTTACAAAGTACAGAAGAATTAGATTCTAGGAATAGCTTAGTAGCGGGGCCATATGAGCCCGCTATGGGGGAGCTGGTTGTGAACGAACAGTATAAGCAGCGAATTGAACGTTGTATTGATGAGCATGCATCTCAGTATACGTACGCACTAAGTAACGATTGTTTTAATCTAACTGACTACGCTACTTATGAAAATCTAGGATTTAGTGGAGTTAGTGCTTATAATGCTGATAATAGTGGATATATAGATAACACTAATAATGATAGAACAAATTATATTAGGAATAATGGTATTGCAGTACAGCATAATATTGTTATTTCTTATCCGAGATGCTTAACATCTAAGGTGCGAGGCCTTAATAATCGAAACGTTAAATACTTTCAGATTCAGTATCCGCAGTATGCATTTGAATGGTGTGAAGAACGCACGAGAAATACCGTTCGTTGCTGTATTGATGGCCTGCAATATGTGTTATAA
- the rnc gene encoding ribonuclease III, which produces MVTIETHKSKITQAREESLHELVARLDIPVSDISIIDCAFTHTSYANEHKSKHIHHNQRLEFLGDAVLDLIIGEYLFKTYPDMAEGNLTKIKAATVCEDSLASVSRSLQLGQYLLLGHGERASGGNDRNSILADTFESLIGAIYISTDYQTAMAFVLKHLTTYIMQALEGKRGKDYKTLLQEYVQRDGDKHIVYHLLSESGPDHAKTFHMEVEINGVTYEAGSGKSKKIAEQHAAQLTLEKLMADK; this is translated from the coding sequence ATGGTTACTATCGAAACGCATAAGAGTAAGATAACACAAGCTCGTGAAGAATCTCTTCATGAGCTTGTTGCTCGTTTAGACATACCTGTGTCAGATATATCCATTATAGATTGTGCTTTTACACATACTTCTTATGCGAATGAACATAAATCAAAGCATATTCATCACAATCAGCGATTAGAGTTTTTAGGCGATGCTGTTTTGGATCTTATTATTGGGGAATACCTATTTAAGACATATCCAGATATGGCTGAAGGTAATTTAACGAAAATTAAGGCCGCTACAGTGTGTGAGGATTCTTTAGCATCTGTGAGTCGTTCTTTGCAACTAGGACAATATTTATTGCTCGGTCATGGAGAACGCGCTTCCGGTGGTAACGATAGAAACTCTATATTAGCGGATACCTTTGAGTCTCTCATCGGTGCCATTTATATTTCTACAGATTATCAAACGGCTATGGCCTTTGTTTTAAAGCATTTAACTACCTATATCATGCAAGCCTTAGAAGGTAAGCGGGGCAAAGATTATAAGACATTATTACAAGAATATGTGCAACGTGATGGGGATAAACATATTGTCTATCATTTGCTCAGTGAAAGTGGTCCCGATCATGCTAAAACCTTCCATATGGAGGTTGAAATTAATGGTGTTACTTACGAGGCCGGCTCTGGTAAAAGTAAAAAAATTGCAGAACAACATGCGGCTCAATTGACTTTAGAAAAGTTGATGGCTGATAAATAG
- the fabF gene encoding beta-ketoacyl-ACP synthase II, protein MEKRVVITGLGAVTPVGIGKENFYNALLAGQSGIGPITRFDASDYATRIAGEVKDFDITNYGVDKKEARRMDRSVEFAIGAAVLACEDADLDLDKADLDHCGTVVGTGIGGIDSIHEVYETLFEKGPGRVSPFAVPMMIANMTSARVSIRLGLKGPVITDVTACTSGTNAIGDAFRIIQRGDADVMFAGGTEAAVSPAAVAGFAAMKAMSTRNDEPTKASRPFDRDRDGFVMGEGAGIVVLEELEHAKARGAHIYAEVVGYGSNGDAYHITAPAPGGVQARKCMELAIKDAGIDPKDVNYINAHGTSTGLNDQNETLAIKELFGDHAKNIAVNSTKSMTGHLLGAAGAIETIVMAMAIETGKVHPTINCDNPDEGLDLDYVREGARELQVKCALSNSFGFGGHNGTLCIRRYEA, encoded by the coding sequence TTGGAAAAACGTGTAGTAATTACTGGCTTAGGGGCAGTGACTCCTGTAGGTATCGGTAAAGAGAACTTCTACAATGCGTTATTGGCAGGTCAATCTGGTATTGGGCCGATTACACGCTTTGACGCATCTGACTATGCAACACGCATTGCGGGTGAAGTAAAAGACTTTGATATTACAAACTATGGGGTAGACAAGAAAGAAGCTCGTCGTATGGACCGTTCTGTAGAATTTGCTATCGGTGCAGCTGTTCTTGCTTGTGAAGATGCTGATCTTGATTTAGATAAAGCAGATTTAGATCACTGTGGTACTGTAGTTGGTACAGGTATAGGCGGCATTGACTCTATCCATGAGGTGTATGAAACATTATTCGAAAAAGGTCCTGGCCGTGTAAGTCCATTTGCAGTACCTATGATGATTGCAAATATGACATCTGCACGCGTATCTATTCGCCTTGGTCTTAAAGGTCCAGTTATTACAGACGTAACTGCTTGTACTTCTGGTACAAATGCGATTGGCGATGCATTCCGTATCATCCAACGTGGAGATGCTGATGTGATGTTTGCTGGTGGTACTGAGGCTGCGGTATCTCCGGCTGCTGTAGCTGGTTTTGCGGCTATGAAAGCTATGTCTACACGCAATGATGAGCCAACAAAGGCGTCCCGTCCATTTGACCGTGACCGTGATGGTTTCGTAATGGGTGAAGGTGCTGGTATCGTAGTTCTTGAAGAATTAGAACACGCAAAAGCACGCGGTGCGCATATCTATGCTGAAGTTGTGGGCTATGGTAGCAATGGTGATGCTTACCATATCACTGCACCAGCTCCAGGTGGTGTTCAAGCTCGTAAATGTATGGAATTAGCAATTAAAGATGCAGGTATTGATCCTAAAGACGTTAACTACATCAATGCTCATGGTACATCTACTGGCCTTAATGACCAAAATGAAACATTGGCTATTAAAGAATTGTTCGGCGATCACGCTAAAAATATCGCTGTTAACTCTACTAAATCCATGACAGGTCACTTATTGGGGGCTGCTGGTGCTATTGAAACTATCGTAATGGCAATGGCGATTGAAACTGGTAAAGTTCACCCTACAATTAACTGTGACAATCCTGATGAAGGTTTGGATCTGGACTATGTTCGTGAAGGCGCACGTGAACTTCAAGTAAAATGTGCACTTTCTAACTCTTTCGGTTTTGGTGGTCATAACGGTACACTTTGCATTCGCCGTTATGAAGCTTAA